The genomic segment TTGAGGAACAAAGCATGACGATGTCAATGTACAGCAGTTATACCCCCGAAGACTTTAACAATATCGAGGAAGATATTTTCGGTGAGTACACATATTGAATGGTTTTTAAAGTTATGATATAGCATATTCtgactttttacaattattaaaattcacgtAAGCAAGATAGTATAAGATCAACAATTATAGCTTGAACTATCATAATTTCAAGCCAGTGATCTTtgatcaaacatttttcacagTTCTGTATACGAATGAGGAATGATCACATATATAATAGATCGTTATATTCCTTTCGTTAAAAGGTTTGAATTTGTAATGGACTCACCTATAGTTTATATCGTAAacttttttagaaaaatctaattaaaagGGCATACACCGTTGTCCGTCGtataatttcagtttcattccattacaaattttatcattgtaCGGATCTGTGAGACGATCAGATGGTGGTACGTAAcgaattgttaataatatgttCTCTGAATGTACGTTGATTGTTCGATTTTGTCTTTCAATTAACTTGCGATGCACGCATGTAGTTAACCGGTATGACATCACTATATTTGTTTTGTGCTCctgaaatttttacttttttcccattattaaaaagttgttGGCAGTCTCGAGGTATGTTTCTTAGAAAGATCGCTTGTCGCAAAGTGAAATGGTGTATCATCTGATCGTGGACAGAACGCCAGTCGCTTCTTTTAACGAAGGAACCAGTATCCACGAAATGCTTGGCTTCTCTGACTGTTTTGCCTGGTAATGGCTTGCATTTCAGTCAACCCCTTGTTTGACGCAGAGAGCAACTGGACCGAGAGAGAGTTCCAACTGGCCGCTTGGGCCTTCCGCAAGTGGAAATATCATCAATTCACAAGTCTTCGGGATGATCTATGGGGCAACGCTATATTCCTCAAAGAAGCTAACGCTATTTCTGTCGAACTCAAAAAGAAGGTACATCCGTGGTTCATTCTTCGATGAACTAACGAAAACTCAAACCTTTATACGGCTCTTTTTTGATTACGAATCATGAACATTCATATCTTTCATCATATCTTTTGACATTCTTTTAAGAGCCATCATGAACATTTGATCAGTTTCAcaaaaatgatcaaatatttcaaaataaattattcgaaaaaagcTTTTTGTTAATCAATCATCGgtcataatattaatttaagcCTGAATTACTTAAACTTAAcagattttcaaattcgacGATTAATGCACTTTTGCGTACCCCCTTTTTGACGTTCTAATAGTCaaaaaaatactttgtatTCGCAAGTAATTACTTTACATTCCCATATCGATCCCTTTGTTGATCTAAttgtttaatcttttattcatcactgatattttttttattaattccatcTGCTTGTTTCGTACCTCACCAtcacttttataatttaacatttcattggtcgtttcattttttcacaatggtacatctttatatttatttcaggCGACAAAAGCTTTTTCTACTTTTGCTTcacatatatcatatatatccTTTTTAGGTACAATTCCAGTTTACTTTGCTCACGGATACGCTTTACTCGCCGCTTCCTTCGGATCTCCTGCCTGTCATTGACgacgaggaagaggaggaaagacCATTCCCGCGTACTATAGTTGCTGTAGAAGTTCAAGACACGAAGAATGGCGCAACACATTACTGGACACTCGATAAACTTAGGTgtgttacattttatttaacatttcatttcttGAACATGCTTTACCTTatcattttatgtttatatatacagggtgagtcacataatttatttcaaactccAGTACATATCTCTCGAGTAAAACGAGATATCAGAAAGCTTTCTTATTGCCACCTTTCTTCTTATTGCCATTATTTGTACCGAATATGATAGCTACTAGCTATTTTATaatctcatttcttttttctaatatcAGTATCAAAtgcgaaaaaaataaaatatcgttcctTTATCGATTTCTTTATTCTCGGCCATACGATCAGAATCGGTAAGTGTTGACAGCACTTTAAATTCGTCGTACGATCGAATAGTAAGGAGGTCGATTAAAGAACTGATAAGAGTGCGGATTCGCGGATCAAGATCTATCATCGCTTTTAATTAGACGCGTGCTTGGATGAAACCGCACAGGGACACTCACGCAAGTAATACGTGTTAACTTATAGACAGCGCTTGGAGTTGATGCGACACGTGTACAACGAGGACTCGAGCCCCAGCACTCCGGAGGCCAAAGAGGATATTTTCCAATGTCTAACCGTCTACTCTAATCCGAAGTTCTCGCTCGCAAATCTTTTGCCTTCGAGGTTGGTGCTCGAACGCGTGAGACTCTTTCCTCTTTATCGTCACACGCTTCACGCCCATCCTCTAACTCtgtcaaattttttatatatacgaaTATGTGCAAAACGTCAGTCTTAATCTCGTCTTATCACCGTATTTCTGCTACGTCTCAGTACACTCTCTGTTTAATTTAAACAgtttttctattcttcctctcttccctACCAACGAAATATACTTTCGCTTTGCAATTGTGCTAAATTCAACGAAAATGTACATCGATCAAGGATCTCTGCATGGCCAAGCGTGTTTAGTCTGTTTGATATTAACAATCGGAGCGGAATTAACCCCTccgtatattttacaaaattcttttatcttattttgtatcttattttttagtatatttacatttttcttttttattttctctttaggCAGTCTAAAGTTTCGTTGTACCAGTTTCAACGATTAGAATGAAATTAGAGAAATAGTCTGTATATTCTACATATTGACTAAAGAAATctataatcaaatttattagattGGCATTAACTGAAACTTAGTCGAAGGGTTTAACTCCTGTACACGTTTCAATTGCGTCCCGCTGAACACGTGCGCTCCTTGCTGCTGAAGTTTTCTCACATTATCGCTTCGTGACTTCACCCTGCACGTGTCACTGCGAATTACACGAAACTATGATTAAACAACTATGATCGAACAATTTTGACAAAAATCATATACAATATTCTAGCTGTTCCACGTCATCATAACTCGTAACGTAATTCTTTCTTACTATGAAAATACAGGGACAgcagaaatatgtaaaatgttgTCCTTAATATATCAACTTTATTACTTAGATGAAATAGAACttacatttttacgaaaatttcagTCAccatttaagaaaaataaaagacactGAAGTTCTCATGTTATGTCcctttatttgaatatttacagTATCTGTCATACCACTTTCGAATACATCCGAACACAACACCACGCATAtggtgtagtattatgtacaGAGTGTCCTTCACTGTGCTTCTCGACAATGTTTGATTACGTTTTTATCTTATGGCTAAGAAAGATACGAACCGATTAACAACGGAGATTCGGCGTTTTCGCTTTTGTGCAGACAAAGACTTGAACTGATGCGAGAAATGTATCACAACGAGGCAGAATTGTCGCCGACATCCCCGGATTTCAATATCGAGTCCATCACTGGAGGTGATCCATTCTACGACCGTTTTCCCTGGTTCCGAATGGTTGGCAGGTTCGTAAGAAACCTTTTTAAACATCAGACATTTCCAAAATCTATGCTTTAGATTACCTTTCttataaatgtttaacaaTCTAGCTGACagatgaaacgaatcttcatgAACTTTCTTTTGAGACAGCGAAGagtacattttacaaaatagccattatcaaaaattgtattttataaatatttaatgaccTAGTTGATAAATAAgccaaatattttaatgaattttgttttattaatatgaaacATATTGCGTTGTATTTGCAATGTATTGTCGAAGCATTTTGATGTTTATGGCCCTATAAAGAAACGttgataataaatgtataatttgtttGTTGCCATAGGTCTTTCGTATATCTAAGCAATCTTATGTATCCCGTACCATTGATCCACAAAGTAGCGATAGTAAACGAAAAGGGAGACGTAAAAGGTTACTTGCGTGTAGCTGTGCAAGCTGTTGTTGGTACGTAATCAGTgtctgtatattttcttttattatctcCTATCTTAAGTTTATTTAACTCCTTTATTTCCTCTGATGgaggaaattaaatacatattacgtGATTGATTAGGCGATCTTAAGTTGATCGCATCGTTGAAATGCGTATACCTACGTGTATATTATCACTAATACAATTGATTGCAAAACAATGTCGATACAATGAAACTAGACAACAGTACCACCAATTATTTCAGAAGTAATTaaagaagtaattaaaattacgttatcgttatataattttactgtTGTATCGTTTCCTTGCTCTgtggattaaaatatttatacgcatACACTATtgttcatataaatttaaatttagtatttaaaagatgttacaataatatattttattattcaccacatatacacatttaaataaataaatatatatacataatatattttacatactatTCAATACATACGCTTATTACTTGAATATCACTGCTTGTATTAATGTCAGAAGTCTTTACGTCAGTTTATATCAGTCATAATGAGAAATTTATTGCACGCGATCGATAAGAACACGAAACGCGTTATATTTTGTGGAAAAAGTATTCTGGCGTAGGATTTTCGTAACGAACCCTTGTTCCAGAAGAGGAAAACAGTGAATACTCAAGTGGCGTCAGACAGTCAGCTAGAATTTCTTTCGAGGACGACTTGTTTGGAAATCAAAAGCAGAACAAACGCAACACTCTGTTAACCCAGACTCTCGAGAAGAACCGACAAATTCTGTTACACGAGGAACGCGTCGTGGAGGGCCACAACGAGCAAAAGGAGGTGAAAGACGAAGACGATATCGGCGATGCAGACAGTGGCAGAGGGGATAGCTCAGTTTCCAGCGACATGAAGGAAGAGGATCTACCGGATCATTTGCAACTTGGCTCTGAATTCACATTCAGGGTTACCGTGTTACAGGCCATGGGCATTTCCACCGAATATGCTGACATCTTTTGCCAATTCAAGTATGtttagttttatataatacagtaacaaagatattttatgtagGAAATTGATAGTTAATGTATGATTATGATGCGTTATATCTAGTTTCTTGCATCGACACGATGAAGCATTTTCAACTGAACCAGTAAAAAATACAGGAAAAGGATGTCCTCCTGGATTTTACCACGTACAAAATGTAAGCtacatttacattaaaataagaaataacaaataatttgcattaaatgaaaaaaaagaaataatttatatatgatcAACTTcgattatgtatttctttattcttttccttttttttcatatactgTTCAGATCACGGTGACGGTAACAAAATCATTCTTGGAATATCTAAAAACTCAGCCAATCGTTTTCGAAGTTTTTGGACACTATCAGCAACATCCTCTGCATAAAGATGCAAAACTGGAATAGTaagcattaaataatttctatgaaatctATCAGTTCGACAAGATATTGTCTTTTTTAATCCTTAAGATGGTTAGTTATAACGATTTGGtaagatattattatctttcttaAATCACGAATAAACTCAGTTGCATTGTATTTCATAGCGTAAGACAACCACCGAAGAGAATGCTTCCGCCATCTATACCTATCAGTCAACCCGTACGTTCACCGAAATTCGGCAGTGTTTTACCATCTCCGAGCACGTCACACGTGCACGCGAAATACGATGTATTAGTTTGGTTTGAGATTTGCGAGTTAGCGCCGAACGGTGAATACGTACCATCCGTGGTCGACCATAGCGACGATCTACCGTGTCGTGGATTGTTTTTGCTCCATCAGGGAATCCAGCGTCGGATTCGAATTACCATTGTACACGAACCAGCGTCTGAGCTGCGATGGAAAGATGTGAGAGAGTTGGTCGTCGGACGTATTAGAAACACGCCAGAACCGGAGGAAGAGGACAATGATTCGTCGGTGCTTTCGTTAGGGCTTTTCCCTGGCGAATATCTAGAAGTACCTGGTGATGATAGATGCATGTTCAGATTCGAAGCAGCGTGGGATAGTTCTCTTCATAATTCGGCCTTGCTCAATAGAGTTACAGCTTACGGAGAACAAATCTTCATGACAATTTCTGCTTACCTCGAGGTACGCTTATTCTTTATTTGAatgttttgtattatatatttattagagaTTTGATCACAGATTATGCgttgtatatttaatagagATTAAATGCCTCCATAAGATTCGTTCTctgatttatttcttcatatcATTTCTTTTAGTTGGAGAATTGTGGAAGACCAGCAATCATCACGAAAGACTTGAGTATGATCATTTATGGCAGAGACGCCAGAGTAGGGCCACGTTCTCTGAAGCATCTATTCAGCGGAAGCTACCGCAATCAAGAAGCAAACAGACTCAGTGGTGTTTACGAGCTGGTCTTGCGTCGTTCTTCGGAAGCAGGTAGCCCAGGTTTGTCTTGCTACCCTTAGCGTAGACCCCTCTTGATCCTTTCCCTCCTTGTCGATATAATAGTCGCACAAATTTAGAGAAAagggatattttattaaaaaaatgttactacATTACTAGATTATAGAATAATAAGCTCCGGTGACAATCACGATGACTATTATATCATGTTATTAATGAATTggcaattttcttcgttatgttttattacttcttaaattatttcgaCAAAGCAATTTCCAATCTTGACCAAGACGAAACATATTCATACTTCTTTCTAACATTTCGCTTTTCCCACATTCAGTACCCACCCCACTTTTGCAATTATTGTTTGCAGGCGTTCAGAGGAGACAACGGCGTGTATTGGACACCAGTTCTACATATGTTAGAGGAGAGGAGAATCTTCATGGATGGAGACCACGGGGAGATAGCTTAATATTCGATCACCAATGGGAGTTAGAAAAATTGACAAGATTAGAAGAGGTGGAAAGAGTAAGACACACACTATTATTACGAGAAAAGCTCGGTATCGACAAAGTGTCATTctgcaataaaatatctcaTGATTTCACAAAGAGTGAAAAGGTAAagtatcttatatttttagttttataaagATCTAAGaatctttatataatatttaagcatTTGAGTAGAGTTGAAGAAAAGTTAAACAAACGAGATACATccgttatatttattcaatacaGGAGGTTTGCAACATGATGGCGAAAGCGACGAATGAAACGCATGCCAGCCCGGTGAAATTGAAGCGTTCAACTAGTAAAGACGTTTACGAGCCTTGGGAGATGaccgaaagagaaaaagaactaGCCACGAAATATATCAAACTTATTCAAGGTCGCATTCCAAGCAAAGAACCCATTCTATTGTCCGACGTTTCACCCGGAGAAGACACTATGGCCGATATGACGGCATCTATGATATCTTCGGTGATATCATCCTCGTCCCAAGAGTCAGTATACGAGAGAGCTAGTGATTACTTAGAGCAGGTAACCCTCCCCGCATGCCTGAGTGCTCCTGCTAGTAGCGGTTGTCCACGCTTCGTCGCATCatcgtatttttatctcgatggcaaaaatagatatttgttTTTCGAGATTCAAAGAAAAACGATACTCTCTTTCTTCATTCACATTATCATCGGACATAATTTAATGccaataaaatgtaaattaaaagtgtaaaattaaatactggATAACTAATATCTCGAAAtgaaaaacttaaaaatatttcttaacaatTATGAGTGAAGATTGCGAGAATTCGATTCAATTTGAAGGTCGACTTGTCTCTTCCACATACGAGCTTGCAACAAActcaatgaaattattgtatcaGATCGAAGTTCGATTCACGTTTGCTTTTAAGAACGATCAATAATCGTTTGTTACGCAACGTTTCGAGTAGCTTCGCTGAGTGAAAGTCGCGCTTTTAGCGCAATCAGCTTCTAAGAATTGCTTTCTGTCTACTTTGAAACACAACAATTGGTAGACGATGACTCGAGATTTTCGAGTCAAAGACAACCGCAAGTAAAATTGGACACGGTCAGGGTGATGCTGGAGTGTTACTTGCAGGCTGCTGGTATAATAGTATGGAGCAGATCTAAGTCGTGCATCCTTAGGTTAAGTTCACCGGAGAGAGCTAGACTGCAGGAACTGCAGGAGAGTATATTAGCCAGTGAATCCGCTAATCAACCGTGTACAATCGCACCGGCTCCATTGGGTTCATCTTCCCCATCGAAGGAGAATTTGGTACTCTACGTGCCGGAAGTCGAAGAAATTCGCATCAGTCCGGTTATTGCCAGAAAAGGATATCTAAATGTTCTCGAACACAAGACTAATGGTTGGAAGAAACGTTGGGTGGTATGTATATCTTGAAtacagtatttttatttctccgtTTTTAGGATTAATTGatatactaaaaatatcattGGTTATTAGGCTGTACGACGACCATACGTTTTAATCTTTCGAGAAGAAAAGGACCCAGTGGAGAGAGCTCTCATTAATTTAGCTACTGCTCAAGTTGAATATTCTGAAGATCAATTAGCTATGGTGAAAGTACCAAATACTTTCAGGTAAGTTATcgagtatataaagttatttacTTTTGGATGTAATCCGTATTAGACATCTCAAATCGgcattctttattttacagCGTCGTTACAAAACATCGaggatatttattgcaaacttTAGGAGATAAGGAGGTTTATGACTGGCTGTACGCTATTAA from the Bombus pyrosoma isolate SC7728 linkage group LG11, ASM1482585v1, whole genome shotgun sequence genome contains:
- the LOC122572874 gene encoding kinesin-like protein unc-104 isoform X2, whose amino-acid sequence is MSSVKVAVRVRPFNNREISREAQCIIEMSGNTTSILNPKAPPGSKDALKSFNYDYSYFSMDPNDANYSSQLMVYKDIGEEMLEHAFEGYNVCIFAYGQTGAGKSYTMMGKQEEGQEGIIPQICKDLFRKISRNSNECLKYSVEVSYMEIYCERVRDLLNPKNKGNLRVREHPLLGPYVEDLSKLAVMSYQDIHDLIDEGNKARTVAATNMNETSSRSHAVFTIFFTQQKQDSATGLVTEKVSKISLVDLAGSERADSTGAKGTRLKEGANINKSLTTLGKVISALAEIATKKKKKADFIPYRDSVLTWLLRENLGGNSKTAMIAAVSPADINYDETLSTLRYADRAKQIVCKAVVNEDANAKLIRELKEEIQKLRELLKQEGIDVQEGPDGKVTYEKKESRDEIVRATKREDDVKESRPRIPSHTTSTIAEEAVDQLQASEKLIAELNETWEEKLKRTEIIRLQREAVFAEMGVAVKEDGVTVGVFSPKKTPHLVNLNEDPLMSECLIYYIKDGFTRIGSAEANIPQDIQLCGPHILSEHCVFENHEGIITLIPKKGALIYVNGREVTEPIVLKTGSRVILGKNHVFRFNHPDQVRERREKGSPAETPGNGETVDWNFAQIELLEKQGIDLKAEMEKRLLALEEQFRKEKEEADQLFEEQRKNYEARIDALQRQVEEQSMTMSMYSSYTPEDFNNIEEDIFVNPLFDAESNWTEREFQLAAWAFRKWKYHQFTSLRDDLWGNAIFLKEANAISVELKKKVQFQFTLLTDTLYSPLPSDLLPVIDDEEEEERPFPRTIVAVEVQDTKNGATHYWTLDKLRQRLELMRHVYNEDSSPSTPEAKEDIFQCLTVYSNPKFSLANLLPSRQRLELMREMYHNEAELSPTSPDFNIESITGGDPFYDRFPWFRMVGRSFVYLSNLMYPVPLIHKVAIVNEKGDVKGYLRVAVQAVVEEENSEYSSGVRQSARISFEDDLFGNQKQNKRNTLLTQTLEKNRQILLHEERVVEGHNEQKEVKDEDDIGDADSGRGDSSVSSDMKEEDLPDHLQLGSEFTFRVTVLQAMGISTEYADIFCQFNFLHRHDEAFSTEPVKNTGKGCPPGFYHVQNITVTVTKSFLEYLKTQPIVFEVFGHYQQHPLHKDAKLEYVRQPPKRMLPPSIPISQPVRSPKFGSVLPSPSTSHVHAKYDVLVWFEICELAPNGEYVPSVVDHSDDLPCRGLFLLHQGIQRRIRITIVHEPASELRWKDVRELVVGRIRNTPEPEEEDNDSSVLSLGLFPGEYLEVPGDDRCMFRFEAAWDSSLHNSALLNRVTAYGEQIFMTISAYLELENCGRPAIITKDLSMIIYGRDARVGPRSLKHLFSGSYRNQEANRLSGVYELVLRRSSEAGSPGVQRRQRRVLDTSSTYVRGEENLHGWRPRGDSLIFDHQWELEKLTRLEEVERVRHTLLLREKLGIDKVSFCNKISHDFTKSEKEVCNMMAKATNETHASPVKLKRSTSKDVYEPWEMTEREKELATKYIKLIQGRIPSKEPILLSDVSPGEDTMADMTASMISSVISSSSQESVYERASDYLEQAAGIIVWSRSKSCILRLSSPERARLQELQESILASESANQPCTIAPAPLGSSSPSKENLVLYVPEVEEIRISPVIARKGYLNVLEHKTNGWKKRWVAVRRPYVLIFREEKDPVERALINLATAQVEYSEDQLAMVKVPNTFSVVTKHRGYLLQTLGDKEVYDWLYAINPLLAGQIRSKLARKGPATNLNNASPVGLVPPIDQQSNQNK
- the LOC122572874 gene encoding kinesin-like protein unc-104 isoform X5; the protein is MSSVKVAVRVRPFNNREISREAQCIIEMSGNTTSILNPKAPPGSKDALKSFNYDYSYFSMDPNDANYSSQLMVYKDIGEEMLEHAFEGYNVCIFAYGQTGAGKSYTMMGKQEEGQEGIIPQICKDLFRKISRNSNECLKYSVEVSYMEIYCERVRDLLNPKNKGNLRVREHPLLGPYVEDLSKLAVMSYQDIHDLIDEGNKARTVAATNMNETSSRSHAVFTIFFTQQKQDSATGLVTEKVSKISLVDLAGSERADSTGAKGTRLKEGANINKSLTTLGKVISALAEIAATKKKKKADFIPYRDSVLTWLLRENLGGNSKTAMIAAVSPADINYDETLSTLRYADRAKQIVCKAVVNEDANAKLIRELKEEIQKLRELLKQEGIDVQEGPDGKVTYEKKESRDEIVRATKREDDVKESRPRIPSHTTSTIAEEAVDQLQASEKLIAELNETWEEKLKRTEIIRLQREAVFAEMGVAVKEDGVTVGVFSPKKTPHLVNLNEDPLMSECLIYYIKDGFTRIGSAEANIPQDIQLCGPHILSEHCVFENHEGIITLIPKKGALIYVNGREVTEPIVLKTGSRVILGKNHVFRFNHPDQVRERREKGSPAETPGNGETVDWNFAQIELLEKQGIDLKAEMEKRLLALEEQFRKEKEEADQLFEEQRKNYEARIDALQRQVEEQSMTMSMYSSYTPEDFNNIEEDIFESNWTEREFQLAAWAFRKWKYHQFTSLRDDLWGNAIFLKEANAISVELKKKVQFQFTLLTDTLYSPLPSDLLPVIDDEEEEERPFPRTIVAVEVQDTKNGATHYWTLDKLRQRLELMRHVYNEDSSPSTPEAKEDIFQCLTVYSNPKFSLANLLPSRQRLELMREMYHNEAELSPTSPDFNIESITGGDPFYDRFPWFRMVGRSFVYLSNLMYPVPLIHKVAIVNEKGDVKGYLRVAVQAVVEEENSEYSSGVRQSARISFEDDLFGNQKQNKRNTLLTQTLEKNRQILLHEERVVEGHNEQKEVKDEDDIGDADSGRGDSSVSSDMKEEDLPDHLQLGSEFTFRVTVLQAMGISTEYADIFCQFNFLHRHDEAFSTEPVKNTGKGCPPGFYHVQNITVTVTKSFLEYLKTQPIVFEVFGHYQQHPLHKDAKLEYVRQPPKRMLPPSIPISQPVRSPKFGSVLPSPSTSHVHAKYDVLVWFEICELAPNGEYVPSVVDHSDDLPCRGLFLLHQGIQRRIRITIVHEPASELRWKDVRELVVGRIRNTPEPEEEDNDSSVLSLGLFPGEYLEVPGDDRCMFRFEAAWDSSLHNSALLNRVTAYGEQIFMTISAYLELENCGRPAIITKDLSMIIYGRDARVGPRSLKHLFSGSYRNQEANRLSGVYELVLRRSSEAGSPGVQRRQRRVLDTSSTYVRGEENLHGWRPRGDSLIFDHQWELEKLTRLEEVERVRHTLLLREKLGIDKVSFCNKISHDFTKSEKEVCNMMAKATNETHASPVKLKRSTSKDVYEPWEMTEREKELATKYIKLIQGRIPSKEPILLSDVSPGEDTMADMTASMISSVISSSSQESVYERASDYLEQAAGIIVWSRSKSCILRLSSPERARLQELQESILASESANQPCTIAPAPLGSSSPSKENLVLYVPEVEEIRISPVIARKGYLNVLEHKTNGWKKRWVAVRRPYVLIFREEKDPVERALINLATAQVEYSEDQLAMVKVPNTFSVVTKHRGYLLQTLGDKEVYDWLYAINPLLAGQIRSKLARKGPATNLNNASPVGLVPPIDQQSNQNK
- the LOC122572874 gene encoding kinesin-like protein unc-104 isoform X4, producing MSSVKVAVRVRPFNNREISREAQCIIEMSGNTTSILNPKAPPGSKDALKSFNYDYSYFSMDPNDANYSSQLMVYKDIGEEMLEHAFEGYNVCIFAYGQTGAGKSYTMMGKQEEGQEGIIPQICKDLFRKISRNSNECLKYSVEVSYMEIYCERVRDLLNPKNKGNLRVREHPLLGPYVEDLSKLAVMSYQDIHDLIDEGNKARTVAATNMNETSSRSHAVFTIFFTQQKQDSATGLVTEKVSKISLVDLAGSERADSTGAKGTRLKEGANINKSLTTLGKVISALAEIAATKKKKKADFIPYRDSVLTWLLRENLGGNSKTAMIAAVSPADINYDETLSTLRYADRAKQIVCKAVVNEDANAKLIRELKEEIQKLRELLKQEGIDVQEGPDGKVTYEKKESRDEIVRATKREDDVKESRPRIPSHTTSTIAEEAVDQLQASEKLIAELNETWEEKLKRTEIIRLQREAVFAEMGVAVKEDGVTVGVFSPKKTPHLVNLNEDPLMSECLIYYIKDGFTRIGSAEANIPQDIQLCGPHILSEHCVFENHEGIITLIPKKGALIYVNGREVTEPIVLKTGSRVILGKNHVFRFNHPDQVRERREKGSPAETPGNGETVDWNFAQIELLEKQGIDLKAEMEKRLLALEEQFRKEKEEADQLFEEQRKNYEARIDALQRQVEEQSMTMSMYSSYTPEDFNNIEEDIFVNPLFDAESNWTEREFQLAAWAFRKWKYHQFTSLRDDLWGNAIFLKEANAISVELKKKVQFQFTLLTDTLYSPLPSDLLPVIDDEEEEERPFPRTIVAVEVQDTKNGATHYWTLDKLRQRLELMRHVYNEDSSPSTPEAKEDIFQCLTVYSNPKFSLANLLPSRQRLELMREMYHNEAELSPTSPDFNIESITGGDPFYDRFPWFRMVGRSFVYLSNLMYPVPLIHKVAIVNEKGDVKGYLRVAVQAVVEEENSEYSSGVRQSARISFEDDLFGNQKQNKRNTLLTQTLEKNRQILLHEERVVEGHNEQKEVKDEDDIGDADSGRGDSSVSSDMKEEDLPDHLQLGSEFTFRVTVLQAMGISTEYADIFCQFNFLHRHDEAFSTEPVKNTGKGCPPGFYHVQNITVTVTKSFLEYLKTQPIVFEVFGHYQQHPLHKDAKLEYVRQPPKRMLPPSIPISQPVRSPKFGSVLPSPSTSHVHAKYDVLVWFEICELAPNGEYVPSVVDHSDDLPCRGLFLLHQGIQRRIRITIVHEPASELRWKDVRELVVGRIRNTPEPEEEDNDSSVLSLGLFPGEYLEVPGDDRCMFRFEAAWDSSLHNSALLNRVTAYGEQIFMTISAYLELENCGRPAIITKDLSMIIYGRDARVGPRSLKHLFSGSYRNQEANRLSGVYELVLRRSSEAGVQRRQRRVLDTSSTYVRGEENLHGWRPRGDSLIFDHQWELEKLTRLEEVERVRHTLLLREKLGIDKVSFCNKISHDFTKSEKEVCNMMAKATNETHASPVKLKRSTSKDVYEPWEMTEREKELATKYIKLIQGRIPSKEPILLSDVSPGEDTMADMTASMISSVISSSSQESVYERASDYLEQAAGIIVWSRSKSCILRLSSPERARLQELQESILASESANQPCTIAPAPLGSSSPSKENLVLYVPEVEEIRISPVIARKGYLNVLEHKTNGWKKRWVAVRRPYVLIFREEKDPVERALINLATAQVEYSEDQLAMVKVPNTFSVVTKHRGYLLQTLGDKEVYDWLYAINPLLAGQIRSKLARKGPATNLNNASPVGLVPPIDQQSNQNK